The Bacillus sp. Y1 genome includes the window GACACCTTATTATTTTTAATCCGACAAAAAAGGAAGAAGTTAATTTACAACTTTCATTTTCCTTTGAAGGTGGTAAGGACAAAAGTTTATCAAAAGATTACTTCAAAGTGCAGAATGCTTATAAAAATTTAATAAAAGAGAACGTTGCAAAAACAAATATTACTGTCTCAATATCGGCAGATAAAGTAGAACCTACCTTTGTAAAACTAGCTTATAGACATGATAATAAAGCGGCATTAGGTGCGGAGTTGTCAATCGTAGTTCTACCAATTGCACCTGAATTTTTAGAGCCGTTTAGAACAAATTATTTAATTAATTCTAAATTAAATTGTTTAGAAATAAATACTGAAGAAGAAGAGTTGAAATTCGGACAAGGATATAACCGTAAAGTGGTAGAAGTTTTACAAAACAATCAGGAAATTGCTTTTGAACCTGATGAACAGCTTGTCATTGTTCCTCAATCGGAAGCTTTCAATGATGAAGATGAGTTGCAATTTAAGATCAGGTATTCAGAGGCAGGAGAAGTAGTTCCCTTTTTATTAAAGAATGAGCTTCCTGAATCGACACCGATTACTGGTCTAAGAATCTGGAAATTGAAACGTGAAAAACAGAGAGATTTCGAGTTAATAAATAATAGACTTGTATTTGGTAACACTGAATATTATTTTCATGCTGAATATAAACAGTTTTTTAATTGGGAAGCTAATTGGTTAGAACAAGGGCTTAGATGTGCAAGATTAGATGCGGAGGAATTAATAAAAGAAGATCTAAATCTTGGTGAAGAACTAAGAGAATCTTACAGTAGATATATAACCTATTTTAAAACGACATCTAGTATTCCTAGCCTATGTTATCTTAATACAGAGCTGGAAACGAGGGCAAAGGATTATGTTAAAGCATATTTAGACGAAATTAAATCGTTTGATGAACATTCAGAGGCTGGAAGTAAGGGGAGAGATTTATTTAAATTAGGGACTGTTATTGGAAACAATATTATTTATTTCACGCCTTTTCATCCATTAATTGTTGCGTATCAATTAATGGTACATGAAGAACTCGGAAATGAAGAAGTAGATAATAGTATTTTAAATAGATTAACTCCTGAAAGTCTTGTTCCATATATCTATATTTATAACAATGGAGAGCAGCTTTATAAGTCTGATTACCAGCAAACAGCTGTTGAATGGATGGCTTTTAAACCGGTTAATCAGGTTTCTGTGTCAGATGCCAATCAATATCTTGCTAAGGTAATTGAAGATAAATTAATTCAGTTTGAAGAACATTTTAATTACTTATTTATAGAAAAATCAAAAGCACCTCTTCAGGTAAATGTAATTAATATTTCTAATGATAAAGAAGTGTTAAAAGGTATTATTAGTTGGATGTTAAAGAGAATTAACTCTAAAGGTGTAGAGGCTTTAAAAAGAGTAGAAGTGACCCTCTATAATGAGCAACATGATAGTGCCTTTGACTTATTTTCACGAATTGAGAGTATTGATCAGTTTGAAGAGTCGTTTAACATAAAATTAAAAGTAAAAGATATGGAACCTACTGACATTTTGAGAATCATTCGAGAAAAATTATCTTATTTTAAAAAGGATCATCATTCAGAATACAAGTATGCTCATATTTCATTTTATAAGATGCATGCTCAGGAAAATTATGCATTACAACCTATGTTTGATATGAATTCTGGAATAACATTAGAAGGATTGTACTCATCACTTTCATCTATGAAAGGAAATGAGAATTATCGAAGTGGGTTTGGGGTAAAGGCATATAGTATTGAGGACGAAAATCTTCTTACACAAACTGCTTTCTATATAAATGAGCTTGCAGCAAATCTTCGGAATGAGGGTAATGATACGTATCGTAAAGGGGAAGCAATATTCTCTAGAACAACTACCACTGATGAGAAAACATTGGAGCAAATTTATAAATCATCGTACTGGGTCACTTTTATTGATCCAAGTGTTGACCTTGCATTCTTTAATGACTATGAGAAAAACTTAGTTGTTATTCATTATAGTGACCAGTATTCTTCTTCTAATCGTTATGATGCTATCACTGTGACTGATAAATCACAACAATACTATGCTGTGATCAAAGAGTTTCTAAAATTGAAGGATGTAGAAGGTACAGATGAGAATGTAAATAATACAATAAAAGCCTTCAATACTTTTAATGGTGAATGGTTACTAAGAATAATAGGTAGCAAGGGTCATTATTCAAGAGAAAAGTTAAGTATTGTATCAGCGATTAAGTTTGCCTTATCTTATTTCGATCATAAAAATATTTTATGGGTTCCAATTTCACTGGAAGAAGTTCTACGTGTTGCAGGTGCAGTTGGTCTAAGTAAATCTGAAGGTGTATTTACTGCCAAGAATTTAGGGGTAAAAGGAAGCCATAGTGACGATTTATTATTGCTGGGCTTGGAACAAATTAATGACCAGTTAAAATTACATTTTTATCCTATAGAAGTAAAAATAGGAGCAAATAAAAATGATGTTTTAGATAAAGCGAAAAAACAGGTTAGACATACGAAAAAGTTATTCAAAGATGCACTATCTAACCAAGATGATGGAATGTTTACTAGTAAGTTTTATAGGAATTTCTTTGTACAATTATTCATTTCAAATGCAAAGAAACTTGAACAGAGCACATTATGGGAAAGTAAAAATTATAGCTTATCTGATGAAGTACTAGAGAGACTATATAAGGATCAATATGTTGTTTCTGATGATCTAGAGAATTATATTGGTGAGGGAGCTATCCTTTCATTTCAACGGGATGCATATTATAGAAGCTCGTATTTAGATGAGGGTATTACTTTACTTGGGTTAACTGAGACAGATGGTTATCTCGGATTAGTTCAATCGATTGATGACATGCATAAATGGATTCAAATAAAGGAAAGTGATTTTGTAAAAGAATCTTTATTGTCTTATATCTATGATCCAATGACTCAAAGCGATAACAGATATGAAAAATCATTACAGAAATTAATAGATCCATCAGAAGTATATAATGAGGAAAGTGTAGCTGTAGATATTTCACCAGAACCAATTCAAGGAGACACAGAATTACCAGAAGAAGAACAAATAGATCCTATACCAGAAACTGCTGAAGATAACAGTGGTGCAAACCTTCAAATAGAAACTGCTAGGATTCTGTTAGGTAAGGCTGAAAATTCAAATCGAGAAATATATTGGGAGTATGGTAATAAAGGCTTAGCAAATAGACACTTACTTATCTCAGGGAAATCTGGTCAAGGGAAAACATATTTTATGCAGTGTTTGCTTTTGGAGAAGTCCAAATTAGGTATTCCTAGTATTGTAATTGACTATACTGAAGGTTTCTTACCTAATCAACTTGAAGCCGAATTCGTCAATTATATGGGCAATAAATTAAAACAAAAGATTGTGTTCAGTGATCAACTTCCAATAAATCCTTTTCAAAAGAATGTAAGAGATATTGGGGGGATTACATTACCGGAATCTAATACCGATGTTGCAGAAAGAATAAAAAGTGTATTTGCAGCAGTTTATAGTAGCCTTGGAATTCAACAACTGAATGCTATCTATGAAGCAACTCTTAATGGGGTAGGTAAATACGGAGATGAAATGAGCTTATTAAAATTAAGGGATGAACTTGAGGAAGATGGTTCTAGTTACTCAAAAACAGCCTTATCTCAGATACGGCCACTAATTGATCGTAATCCGTTTACTCATATTAATCCTATTCAGTGGAATGATATAGTTGAGAGTAATGGAGAGGTATTTATCATTCAGTTGACTGGATATCCTAGAGATGTACAACTTATAATTACAGAGTTTATATTATGGGATCTGTGGAATTACTCTGTAAGATTTGGAAATAAGAATAAGCCAATGCCAGTGATTTTAGATGAAGCGCAAAATCTAGATCATACTGAAAAATCACCATCTGCTAGAATCTTAACAGAAGGTCGAAAATTTGGCTGGTCGGCTTGGTACGCTACACAATTTTTAAAATCACAATTAGATAGTGATGAGCTAGCAAGATTGCAAAATTCATCCCAAAAAATATATTTTTCTCCACCCGAACAAGAAATATCAAGTATTGCATCAAGTTTGGCTAACGACCAGACGGAAAAGAAACAATGGGAAAAGAGACTTTCTGAATTAAAGAAAGGGCAATGTATTGTACATGGGCCAATTCTATCATCTTCTGGTGAATTGTCTAAACCTACAGTTACCGTAGTGGATATTTTACCGCTTTCAGAAAGATTGTAAAAACAATAAGGAACCACCAATTTGGTGGTTCCTTATTGTTTTTACTGTAGTATTGTCTTTCTATAATTGTCCATGGAAGACAAGCTTTCTATTTCCTCTAAGATTATTCGAAGTCCTTTTTCAATAAAATATAGCATAAAGTGATTGATCTCTTCATCGTTAAGTGACCGCTTAATTTCTTCCATTATCAAATGTTTAAATAACAAATATTCTCGGTCTCTAATTATGTTATCTGGTATTGTCCATTTATTTTTTGTGTCATTAAATACCAAAGTTAAATCTCCATTTGATAGGGCTATGCCCTTGGAAAGTGCAATTTTTACTCCAAGAGGTCGATCGATTTCCAGGTGTTCGCACATACGGTCTAATATTTCTTTTCCAGTTCCTGATAAGTTCATTCTTCTATTAGCCATGTTTTCCCGCCTTTACAAAATCGAAATAACCATCTCTAATAACAGTATATTTTTTTTCTTCATTATAATCTAGCATATACTGTTTATAAGAGTGCTTGCTCATTATATCAATGTATTCTTCAGTAATTTCAGTATCAGTTGATAATATAATTACCTGGTCACTTAAATCTTTGTAGTAATTATTTATTAGATGATTACGGTGATAAGAATCTAACCTTCCTAATGGGGTGTCAATTACCATTGGTAATGATAAATTTGACGCTTTTGTTAGTGCCCAAATTAAAGCAGAAGATATCATTTGCATTTCACCAGCCGAGCGATCTTGAATGCTTATTTCCTGAAGACGGTCATTGTATAGTCGTATTGAGTATGTCTCAATATCAAACTCAATCCTACCAAATTCTTCTTTCTTTCTAAATAATTTACTAAGCATTCTTGCAAATTCTTCCTTTATAAAATTAGCTTTTAATTGAGTAATTTCTTCAACATATTGTTGTATTGCAGTTATTGTTTTGTTTATATAATTTAATCTAAGTTGAACGTTTTCAAAATCAGTACCTTGATCGTTGAGTCGAGTAAGACTATTTAAGATAGCTTGTCTAGACTCTTTAAATGTATTAATCTTTGACAATAATGACTTATTTTTTAAATTTAGTTGCCCTAACTTCATTGTCAGTATATCAATTTTATTATTTTCTAATGAAATATCAACTGATTCTGGTGCATTTCGAATTTCTACCTCGATTTGCCCTAATTCGTTTTTTAATTTCTCAACTTTGCTTAAATTAGATGAAATAAAATTGGAATCTTTAATGGCAATATTCATTAAATAACTGTATTCATTAGAAGAAAGGTCATGAATTTCTTCAATCACATCATTTAAAGCTTTTTCCTTGAGTTTGTTTTCTTTAATCCATATTTCCTCTCCAAGATTTTTAATTTGATCTAATTGTTTTTCGGATAGAGGAGGATTGATTTCTTTATTCAGCAACTGATTTATAAAATCTTTATATGGGGTGAGTGAAGCCTCATACAAGATTTTCTGATTCCTCTGATCATGTTCAACCTTTAACGTATTCTTTAAACTTTTAATTTTATTTCCTAGTATTATACTAATTGCATGGTCTTTGAAATTTTTATTGAATTCATCATTTAATATATTTAGTTCAGTAGATAGTCGAGACTGCTTTTTTATAATTACTTCTCTTGACTTTGAATTGATGATGATTTTTTCATTTCTTTCTCTATTTGCTTCATCTATTAAGTTTTGTGTGTTTTTAATTTCCTCTGCAAACTTTTCTTTTCTAGTACTCACTTCATTTAGGTCATTATCAATTTGTTCAAGTTCTTTGTTAAGACCACTTAACTTAGTCTGAGATACTGACTTTGATAATTCTTTTTCTAAAGAGGATTTAATAGAATGTAGGTCATCTAACAACTGTTTATATGACTCCATTCCAGTTAATTTATGAATAGATTCCTTCATTTCACTACTATTTTGTCTCAAGATGATATCCTTAATTTCTTCACCGTCAAAAATAAAGAAAGGCGATGCATGAAAAGGAATAATCTTGTCAATATAGCGATAAAAAACGTCTATGTTACCTACTGAAGCATGTTTACCATGTCTAGCACCTGGTTTCCAAACGGTTATATCTCTATTCTCGTTAATAAGCCTTTTTAAATGGTCAAAACTCCATTTAACCTTTAATTCCCATATCTCTTTCCGATCAGTTTCTAAGGTTAATGATATTGAACAGTCTCTTCCGCCTTCGTTATAGAATGTATTATTAATTACGTTTGAAAACTGTTTCTTAAACTCTTGTTCAGATATGCCTCTTTTTCCAAAGAGAATGTATTGAATGGCCTTTAAGATAGTGGTTTTACCAGCCCCATTTAATCCGCCTAATAGAATTAGGTTCTTATGTTCTTCTTCTCTAACATCTTCAGGAATATATAGATCTATCTCTTGATGACCATAGTAAGTCTTGTAGTTATCAAAGATCAGTTTTTTAAATAGCATTATTTATCACCTTTAATGTAAAAGTCAATTAAATCAAGATACTCTTTTTTACGTGCACTTGCAGTGATGTTTTCATAGGAGAATTTTTCTGCACTTTTCAGTAATTGATGAAGAGATTTTATAGAAACGTTATTCTCTTTACAAACTTTACCTAATATTTCGAGTTCTTGTTCTCTTAGTTTATTCATTTTTTAACCACCTATAAAAAGTAATTATATTGTACTAATAAAATTCTACTATAATTTAAGAATATATGACAGATATTAGATATGGTAAAAAGGTAGGGAGATATGAAGATAATATTTTGAAATTGTTGCTTATATATAATAAAATGGAAAAAAAACATATTTTTGGGAGGTTAATATTTTGTCTAATAACCAAAAAGAAATTAATGCATATCCAACAAAATCTTTTTTTATAGATATGTTAATTAAGGATATACCTTTAATTGATGCTATTGCTGATTTAGTTGATAACAGTGTCGATGGGGCAATATCTTTACGTGAAAATGGAGATTTTTCGGGTTTGAAAGTAGAACTTCAAATAGATAAAGATTCATTTAAGATCATTGATAATTGTGGAGGGTTCAGTGCTCAAACAGCACGGAATTATGCATTTAGATTTGGAAGACCAGAAGATGCTCCAGATATTCCAAAATCTATTGGAAGGTTCGGTGTGGGCATGAAGCGCGCGTTATTTAAAATAGGGAATAATATTCATATTGAATCAAAATCTTCAAATTCTTATTTTGACGTGAATATTGATGTTGATAAGTGGAAAAGTGACCCGAATAATTGGTCTTGGGAGTTTGATACAATAATAGAAGAAGCACAAGAAGGAGAAAATGGTACAACAATAGTAGTTGAGAATTTAGACCCACAAGTTTCGTCTACATTTTCTAGAACTTCCTTTATAGATGGGTTAATCAAAGAAATTAAAATATCCCATGAAAAAGTATTAGAAAAGGGATTATCTATTATTATTAATGGGATTGAAATTTCATTTAAACCGTCAACGTTGTATGTCTCAGATAATA containing:
- a CDS encoding DNA modification system-associated small protein, with product MNKLREQELEILGKVCKENNVSIKSLHQLLKSAEKFSYENITASARKKEYLDLIDFYIKGDK
- the dndD gene encoding DNA sulfur modification protein DndD, giving the protein MLFKKLIFDNYKTYYGHQEIDLYIPEDVREEEHKNLILLGGLNGAGKTTILKAIQYILFGKRGISEQEFKKQFSNVINNTFYNEGGRDCSISLTLETDRKEIWELKVKWSFDHLKRLINENRDITVWKPGARHGKHASVGNIDVFYRYIDKIIPFHASPFFIFDGEEIKDIILRQNSSEMKESIHKLTGMESYKQLLDDLHSIKSSLEKELSKSVSQTKLSGLNKELEQIDNDLNEVSTRKEKFAEEIKNTQNLIDEANRERNEKIIINSKSREVIIKKQSRLSTELNILNDEFNKNFKDHAISIILGNKIKSLKNTLKVEHDQRNQKILYEASLTPYKDFINQLLNKEINPPLSEKQLDQIKNLGEEIWIKENKLKEKALNDVIEEIHDLSSNEYSYLMNIAIKDSNFISSNLSKVEKLKNELGQIEVEIRNAPESVDISLENNKIDILTMKLGQLNLKNKSLLSKINTFKESRQAILNSLTRLNDQGTDFENVQLRLNYINKTITAIQQYVEEITQLKANFIKEEFARMLSKLFRKKEEFGRIEFDIETYSIRLYNDRLQEISIQDRSAGEMQMISSALIWALTKASNLSLPMVIDTPLGRLDSYHRNHLINNYYKDLSDQVIILSTDTEITEEYIDIMSKHSYKQYMLDYNEEKKYTVIRDGYFDFVKAGKHG
- the dptH gene encoding DNA phosphorothioation-dependent restriction protein DptH, which encodes MSNQFYNYIVHLLFNYFKEAPVKAGDRYYLHLDKDEDVQEMIHALKEQDHVTDFVYQHELGDPYKTFSFKINELKVVVASTSEAVKPDFLVTLRNQVGEQKGVWENTALLSIVSEQLDSILGGSSDLQKEGMPLHPNSLYLRLKDDIDNSGLNKVEKIILLDNIERLVKEQTFQQITFFDFEDIFITLSKGKIDSDDYKKFGLFKDEDLSTFTGNRLKERMNQNRDLFDYVRKVHDFGIGGVDDLEKRFSPDGANKLKQEQWFEEPFSQVNKYHEDYISINKKTKVLLKEINVKDSLKYWDRPEKETAAGERKRHLIIFNPTKKEEVNLQLSFSFEGGKDKSLSKDYFKVQNAYKNLIKENVAKTNITVSISADKVEPTFVKLAYRHDNKAALGAELSIVVLPIAPEFLEPFRTNYLINSKLNCLEINTEEEELKFGQGYNRKVVEVLQNNQEIAFEPDEQLVIVPQSEAFNDEDELQFKIRYSEAGEVVPFLLKNELPESTPITGLRIWKLKREKQRDFELINNRLVFGNTEYYFHAEYKQFFNWEANWLEQGLRCARLDAEELIKEDLNLGEELRESYSRYITYFKTTSSIPSLCYLNTELETRAKDYVKAYLDEIKSFDEHSEAGSKGRDLFKLGTVIGNNIIYFTPFHPLIVAYQLMVHEELGNEEVDNSILNRLTPESLVPYIYIYNNGEQLYKSDYQQTAVEWMAFKPVNQVSVSDANQYLAKVIEDKLIQFEEHFNYLFIEKSKAPLQVNVINISNDKEVLKGIISWMLKRINSKGVEALKRVEVTLYNEQHDSAFDLFSRIESIDQFEESFNIKLKVKDMEPTDILRIIREKLSYFKKDHHSEYKYAHISFYKMHAQENYALQPMFDMNSGITLEGLYSSLSSMKGNENYRSGFGVKAYSIEDENLLTQTAFYINELAANLRNEGNDTYRKGEAIFSRTTTTDEKTLEQIYKSSYWVTFIDPSVDLAFFNDYEKNLVVIHYSDQYSSSNRYDAITVTDKSQQYYAVIKEFLKLKDVEGTDENVNNTIKAFNTFNGEWLLRIIGSKGHYSREKLSIVSAIKFALSYFDHKNILWVPISLEEVLRVAGAVGLSKSEGVFTAKNLGVKGSHSDDLLLLGLEQINDQLKLHFYPIEVKIGANKNDVLDKAKKQVRHTKKLFKDALSNQDDGMFTSKFYRNFFVQLFISNAKKLEQSTLWESKNYSLSDEVLERLYKDQYVVSDDLENYIGEGAILSFQRDAYYRSSYLDEGITLLGLTETDGYLGLVQSIDDMHKWIQIKESDFVKESLLSYIYDPMTQSDNRYEKSLQKLIDPSEVYNEESVAVDISPEPIQGDTELPEEEQIDPIPETAEDNSGANLQIETARILLGKAENSNREIYWEYGNKGLANRHLLISGKSGQGKTYFMQCLLLEKSKLGIPSIVIDYTEGFLPNQLEAEFVNYMGNKLKQKIVFSDQLPINPFQKNVRDIGGITLPESNTDVAERIKSVFAAVYSSLGIQQLNAIYEATLNGVGKYGDEMSLLKLRDELEEDGSSYSKTALSQIRPLIDRNPFTHINPIQWNDIVESNGEVFIIQLTGYPRDVQLIITEFILWDLWNYSVRFGNKNKPMPVILDEAQNLDHTEKSPSARILTEGRKFGWSAWYATQFLKSQLDSDELARLQNSSQKIYFSPPEQEISSIASSLANDQTEKKQWEKRLSELKKGQCIVHGPILSSSGELSKPTVTVVDILPLSERL
- a CDS encoding ATP-binding protein; amino-acid sequence: MSNNQKEINAYPTKSFFIDMLIKDIPLIDAIADLVDNSVDGAISLRENGDFSGLKVELQIDKDSFKIIDNCGGFSAQTARNYAFRFGRPEDAPDIPKSIGRFGVGMKRALFKIGNNIHIESKSSNSYFDVNIDVDKWKSDPNNWSWEFDTIIEEAQEGENGTTIVVENLDPQVSSTFSRTSFIDGLIKEIKISHEKVLEKGLSIIINGIEISFKPSTLYVSDNIKPAYYNTIIDGVNVEILTGITETGHPREAGWYIYCNGRLIVAANQSQLTGWGDGHAMFHPTYASFRGYVFFESSVSSLLPWNTTKNGIDEESNIFKAVRPHMINMMKPVTSFLKKLKSQPYGGEEEFENEDYEAEKSLQDYVNEADKINITSINKVLLTGRFTAPVVQMVRKPETQKIQYNKPIEQINKVKAELGATSLKEVGEKTFEYFLRMECH